The following coding sequences are from one Methanosarcina sp. WWM596 window:
- the rsgA gene encoding GTPase RsgA → MFDQPETGSRMVVNILPRRTCLSRGAAGGGGGEQVIAANLDTIFIVTSVGKDLNLRRLERYLAIVYSSGASSVILLNKIDLEDNPTGW, encoded by the coding sequence TTGTTTGACCAGCCTGAGACTGGTTCACGCATGGTTGTGAATATCCTGCCCCGAAGAACCTGCCTTTCAAGAGGTGCAGCAGGAGGCGGGGGCGGGGAGCAGGTAATTGCTGCAAATCTCGATACCATCTTTATCGTTACTTCTGTGGGGAAGGACCTCAACCTTCGAAGGCTAGAAAGGTATCTTGCTATTGTATATTCTTCCGGGGCAAGCTCTGTGATTTTACTTAACAAAATTGACCTTGAAGATAACCCAACCGGTTGGTAG
- a CDS encoding pentapeptide repeat-containing protein, protein MLESRIIAAHSDDNYVERTRFEGEILSDIDIVRIEFESIQFIQCQFSKCDFSKASFYNSVFENCNFANCIFMESYWKGSKILTCKGDGSNFSKSQIKETSLEDGSFRYADFSSSVLENCTIRDCNFTEAFLSEIRLKKPTLKAVNFTGADFFKTLLEDIDISDCIIDGITVSDTRNELRGAIVNAGQAIELAARILGIRIV, encoded by the coding sequence ATGTTGGAAAGCAGAATTATAGCCGCACACTCTGATGACAATTATGTAGAAAGGACGCGCTTTGAAGGCGAGATACTTTCGGACATCGATATCGTAAGGATAGAATTTGAATCGATACAGTTTATACAATGTCAGTTCAGCAAATGTGATTTTTCAAAAGCCAGCTTTTACAATTCGGTGTTTGAGAATTGTAATTTTGCGAATTGCATTTTTATGGAAAGCTACTGGAAAGGCTCCAAAATTTTAACGTGCAAGGGTGATGGCAGTAACTTCAGCAAGAGCCAAATAAAAGAAACCTCTTTAGAGGACGGTTCCTTTCGATATGCAGATTTTTCAAGTTCCGTATTGGAGAACTGCACCATTCGTGACTGCAATTTTACGGAAGCCTTCTTATCCGAGATTCGGTTAAAGAAGCCCACACTGAAAGCGGTAAATTTCACAGGAGCTGATTTTTTTAAAACCTTACTCGAAGACATCGACATATCGGATTGTATCATTGATGGAATAACAGTATCCGATACACGCAATGAACTCAGAGGGGCTATAGTCAATGCCGGGCAAGCAATAGAACTTGCTGCGCGGATTCTGGGAATCAGAATTGTGTAA
- the tnpA gene encoding IS200/IS605 family transposase: protein MELRSFSHGYGQITYHIVLVPKYRYKIFYNKRVKKDCESIFHNICTEKGYKIHALEVVDNHVHLFLEFHPSTSLSEVVQYLKGGSSYRLFKLHPELRTRYWGGSLWSSGKFYRSVGNVTADTIKHYIKESQGKPKTEVQSYRLKSRQRKIDDF from the coding sequence TTGGAATTGCGCAGTTTTAGCCATGGCTATGGTCAGATTACCTACCACATCGTGTTGGTGCCTAAGTATCGATACAAGATATTCTACAATAAACGAGTTAAAAAGGATTGCGAGTCTATATTCCACAATATTTGCACAGAGAAAGGCTACAAAATCCATGCTCTGGAAGTTGTAGATAATCATGTTCACCTGTTCCTGGAATTCCACCCAAGCACCTCTCTATCAGAGGTGGTTCAATACTTGAAAGGAGGTAGTTCTTACAGATTGTTCAAGCTTCATCCTGAACTGAGAACACGATATTGGGGTGGAAGTCTATGGTCAAGTGGTAAATTCTATCGATCCGTTGGAAATGTAACCGCTGACACAATCAAGCACTACATTAAGGAGTCGCAGGGAAAACCGAAAACAGAGGTTCAATCATATAGATTAAAGTCTAGGCAACGGAAAATTGACGATTTCTAA